A single Kribbella aluminosa DNA region contains:
- the rpsB gene encoding 30S ribosomal protein S2, with protein MAVVTMKQLLESGVHFGHQTRRWNPKMKRYILTERNGIYIIDLQQSLSYIDRAYEFVRSTVASGGAILFVGTKKQAQEAIAEQATRVGMPYVNQRWLGGMLTNFQTVNKRLQRLKELELIDFEDVAASGVTKKELLQKRREHDKLLKTLGGIRDMARVPAAVWIVDTKKEHLAVDEARKLKLPIIGILDTNCDPDEVDYPIPGNDDAIRSVGLLTRVVADAVADGLMGRSGQGSAAAGEELGQEEPMAAWERELLESQNGAAKATETAEAAPAADAAPAAEAAPATDVLTEPVATDAVVETAPEEVKVEETEAKVDEVKVEDTEAKVEDAEVKVEDTEAKAEETPKADEA; from the coding sequence ATGGCCGTCGTGACCATGAAGCAGCTGCTCGAGAGCGGCGTGCACTTCGGGCACCAGACCCGGCGCTGGAACCCGAAGATGAAGCGCTACATCCTCACCGAGCGCAACGGCATCTACATCATCGACCTGCAGCAGTCGCTGTCCTACATCGACCGGGCGTACGAGTTCGTCCGCAGCACGGTCGCGTCGGGCGGGGCGATCCTGTTCGTCGGTACCAAGAAGCAGGCGCAGGAAGCGATCGCCGAGCAGGCGACCCGCGTCGGGATGCCGTACGTGAACCAGCGCTGGCTGGGCGGCATGCTGACGAACTTCCAGACCGTGAACAAGCGGCTCCAGCGCCTCAAGGAGCTCGAGCTCATCGACTTCGAGGACGTCGCCGCCTCCGGTGTCACCAAGAAGGAGCTGCTGCAGAAGCGTCGCGAGCACGACAAGCTGCTCAAGACCCTCGGTGGTATCCGCGACATGGCCCGGGTTCCGGCCGCCGTGTGGATCGTGGACACCAAGAAGGAGCACCTCGCGGTCGACGAGGCGCGCAAGCTGAAGCTGCCGATCATCGGCATCCTGGACACGAACTGCGACCCGGACGAGGTCGACTACCCGATTCCGGGGAACGACGACGCGATCCGCTCGGTCGGCCTGCTCACCCGGGTCGTCGCCGACGCCGTCGCGGACGGTCTGATGGGCCGCTCCGGCCAGGGCTCCGCCGCCGCCGGCGAGGAGCTGGGCCAGGAGGAGCCGATGGCCGCCTGGGAGCGCGAGCTGCTGGAGAGCCAGAACGGCGCCGCGAAGGCCACCGAGACCGCTGAGGCGGCCCCGGCCGCCGACGCCGCCCCGGCCGCCGAGGCCGCCCCGGCGACCGACGTCCTCACCGAGCCGGTCGCGACCGACGCCGTGGTCGAGACCGCGCCGGAGGAGGTCAAGGTCGAGGAGACCGAGGCCAAGGTCGACGAGGTCAAGGTCGAAGACACCGAGGCCAAGGTCGAGGACGCCGAGGTCAAGGTCGAGGACACCGAGGCCAAGGCCGAGGAGACCCCGAAGGCCGACGAGGCCTGA
- the tsf gene encoding translation elongation factor Ts, translated as MANYTAADVKKLRDATGAGMMDAKKALEATDGDFEKAIEELRIKGAAKAQKRGAERSATNGLVAAAENALVQLNCETDFVAKNEQFQQLAADIVAHASASKVGDVEGLLNEKLTDGKSVAENIEALAAVIGEKLELGRVAVFDGQVTAYMHKRAADLPAQVGVLVEFEGDNVEAARGAAMQAAAMRPLYTTRDEVPAETVENEKRIAEATAREEGKPEGALPKIVEGRVNGFFKDVVLLEQPSVTENKKTVKAVLDEAGVTVKRFARFEVGA; from the coding sequence ATGGCGAACTACACCGCCGCTGACGTGAAGAAGCTCCGCGACGCCACCGGCGCGGGCATGATGGACGCGAAGAAGGCGCTCGAGGCCACCGACGGTGACTTCGAGAAGGCGATCGAGGAGCTGCGCATCAAGGGCGCGGCCAAGGCCCAGAAGCGGGGCGCCGAGCGGTCCGCCACCAACGGCCTGGTGGCCGCGGCGGAGAACGCGCTCGTCCAGCTGAACTGTGAGACCGACTTCGTCGCCAAGAACGAGCAGTTCCAGCAGCTCGCCGCCGACATCGTCGCGCACGCCTCGGCGAGCAAGGTCGGCGATGTCGAGGGCCTGCTGAACGAGAAGCTCACCGACGGCAAGTCGGTCGCCGAGAACATCGAGGCCCTGGCCGCGGTCATCGGCGAGAAGCTGGAGCTCGGCAGGGTGGCCGTGTTCGACGGCCAGGTGACGGCGTACATGCACAAGCGCGCCGCGGACCTGCCGGCCCAGGTCGGCGTGCTGGTCGAGTTCGAGGGCGACAACGTCGAGGCTGCCCGCGGCGCCGCCATGCAGGCCGCCGCGATGCGCCCGCTCTACACCACCCGCGACGAGGTTCCGGCCGAGACGGTCGAGAACGAGAAGCGGATCGCCGAGGCGACCGCTCGCGAGGAGGGCAAGCCGGAGGGCGCCCTGCCGAAGATCGTCGAGGGCCGGGTGAACGGCTTCTTCAAGGACGTCGTACTGCTCGAGCAGCCGTCGGTCACGGAGAACAAGAAGACCGTGAAGGCAGTGCTCGACGAGGCCGGTGTGACCGTGAAGCGGTTCGCCCGCTTCGAGGTCGGCGCCTGA
- the pyrH gene encoding UMP kinase: MTETLGTETSPASSPFSPAYHRVLLKLSGEVFGGGKLGVDPDVVNSIAKQIADVARAGVQVAVVVGGGNFFRGAELQQRGMERNRADYMGMLGTVMNCLALQDFLEKLGIETRVQTAITMGQVAEPYIPRKAERHLEKGRVVIFGAGSGMPYFSTDTVAAQRALEVGAEALLMGKQGVDGVYDSDPKKNPDAVKFDQLSYDDFLARGLRVADATAISLARDNALPIVIFGLEEGNIARVIHGEKIGTVVSRGQ, from the coding sequence GTGACGGAAACCCTGGGTACCGAGACGAGTCCGGCCTCTTCGCCGTTCTCGCCCGCCTATCACCGGGTGCTGCTGAAGCTCTCGGGTGAGGTGTTCGGCGGCGGCAAGCTCGGCGTCGACCCCGACGTCGTGAACTCGATCGCCAAGCAGATCGCCGACGTGGCGCGGGCCGGCGTGCAGGTCGCCGTGGTGGTTGGCGGCGGCAACTTCTTCCGCGGCGCCGAGCTCCAGCAGCGCGGCATGGAGCGGAACCGGGCCGACTACATGGGGATGCTCGGCACCGTGATGAACTGCCTGGCCCTGCAGGACTTCCTGGAGAAGCTCGGCATCGAGACGCGGGTGCAGACCGCGATCACGATGGGCCAGGTCGCCGAGCCGTACATCCCGCGCAAGGCCGAGCGGCACCTGGAGAAGGGCCGCGTGGTGATCTTCGGCGCCGGTTCCGGTATGCCGTACTTCTCCACCGACACGGTGGCCGCGCAGCGTGCGCTCGAGGTCGGCGCCGAGGCGCTGCTGATGGGCAAGCAGGGCGTGGACGGCGTGTACGACTCGGACCCGAAGAAGAACCCCGACGCGGTCAAGTTCGACCAGCTGTCGTACGACGACTTCCTGGCTCGCGGCCTCCGGGTCGCCGACGCCACCGCGATCAGCCTGGCCCGCGACAACGCGCTGCCGATCGTGATCTTCGGTCTCGAAGAGGGCAACATCGCCCGGGTGATCCACGGTGAGAAGATCGGCACGGTCGTCTCCCGGGGGCAATAG
- the frr gene encoding ribosome recycling factor, which translates to MDEALRDADQKMAKAVEVAKDDFAAIRTGRAHPQMFAGILADYYGSPTPLQQLAGFQVPEPRTVLISPYDKGAMAAIEKAIRDSDLGVNPGNDGAVIRVVMPQLTEERRKEYIKVAKTKAEDAKVSVRNIRRHAMDQVHKTVKDGDAGEDEGKSAEKRLDGLTKKYVDSIDDLLKHKEAELLEV; encoded by the coding sequence ATCGACGAAGCTCTCCGCGATGCCGACCAGAAGATGGCGAAGGCCGTGGAGGTAGCGAAGGACGACTTCGCCGCGATCCGCACCGGCCGCGCGCACCCGCAGATGTTCGCGGGCATCCTGGCCGACTACTACGGCAGCCCGACGCCGCTGCAGCAGCTGGCCGGCTTCCAGGTCCCGGAGCCCCGGACCGTGCTCATCTCGCCGTACGACAAGGGCGCGATGGCCGCGATCGAGAAGGCGATCCGGGACTCGGACCTCGGGGTGAACCCGGGCAACGACGGCGCGGTGATCCGGGTCGTGATGCCGCAGCTGACCGAGGAGCGGCGCAAGGAGTACATCAAGGTCGCCAAGACCAAGGCCGAGGACGCCAAGGTCTCGGTCCGCAACATCCGCCGGCACGCCATGGACCAGGTGCACAAGACGGTCAAGGACGGCGACGCGGGCGAGGACGAGGGCAAGAGTGCTGAGAAGCGGCTCGACGGGTTGACGAAGAAGTACGTCGACTCCATCGACGACCTGCTCAAGCACAAGGAAGCCGAACTGCTCGAGGTGTGA
- a CDS encoding phosphatidate cytidylyltransferase produces MGVESTPAPSPSPSRAGRNLPAAIAVGVGLGALILGSLYWQKVLFVVLVLAVVLIAVDEMIKALRTGAAVIPRVPLFVGTTAMLVAAYFGGPMALLVALGLTVLGTIFWRMPGGSVGFVRDVSAGVFLIGYVPLLAGFAILLVQPDADGPARVVTFFVVVVASDVGGYVAGVLFGKHPMAPTISPKKSWEGFTGSALACIGAGIAAVVFLLHGDWWVGAIIGAVAVLTATVGDLGESMIKRDLGIKDMSNLLPGHGGVMDRLDSLLATAPIVWLLLHLLVKA; encoded by the coding sequence ATGGGCGTCGAGAGCACGCCCGCGCCGAGTCCCAGCCCGAGCCGCGCCGGGCGCAACCTGCCCGCCGCGATCGCGGTGGGTGTCGGGCTCGGCGCACTGATCCTCGGATCGCTGTACTGGCAGAAGGTCTTGTTCGTCGTCCTGGTGCTGGCCGTCGTGCTGATCGCTGTCGACGAGATGATCAAGGCGCTGCGCACGGGTGCCGCGGTCATCCCGCGGGTCCCGCTGTTCGTCGGTACGACGGCGATGCTGGTGGCGGCGTACTTCGGCGGTCCGATGGCGTTGCTGGTCGCGCTGGGGCTCACGGTGCTGGGGACGATCTTCTGGCGGATGCCGGGCGGCTCGGTCGGGTTCGTGCGCGATGTGAGTGCCGGGGTGTTCCTGATCGGCTACGTCCCGTTGCTGGCCGGGTTCGCGATTCTGCTGGTCCAGCCCGACGCCGACGGTCCGGCGCGGGTGGTCACGTTCTTCGTGGTCGTGGTCGCCAGTGACGTCGGCGGGTACGTCGCGGGTGTCCTGTTCGGCAAGCATCCGATGGCGCCGACGATCAGCCCGAAGAAGTCCTGGGAGGGCTTCACCGGTTCGGCCCTCGCCTGCATCGGTGCGGGGATCGCCGCGGTGGTCTTCCTGCTGCACGGCGACTGGTGGGTCGGAGCGATCATCGGCGCGGTCGCGGTCCTCACCGCGACGGTCGGCGACCTGGGCGAGTCGATGATCAAGCGCGACCTCGGCATCAAGGACATGTCGAACCTGCTGCCCGGCCACGGCGGCGTGATGGACCGCCTGGACTCGCTGCTCGCCACCGCCCCGATCGTCTGGCTCCTCCTCCATCTCCTGGTGAAGGCATGA
- a CDS encoding GNAT family N-acetyltransferase: MTIQPDGRPLVGDVVRLDRMQASDIDELYAAIGNEQVYASGFGGGPAALPASAEDMRAKWIPAAAKRFAYVVRLVADGTVVGTSSLADVDVVNERIHIGFTGYTSAVWGTAVNPATKLLLLEHAFETCGFGRVKIQTGTKNTRSQAAIAKLGATREGVLRRHMVQADGSFRDTVVFSILADEWPDVRKRLEDRISR; encoded by the coding sequence ATGACGATCCAACCTGACGGACGTCCGCTGGTCGGCGACGTCGTACGGCTGGACCGGATGCAGGCGTCCGATATCGACGAGTTGTACGCCGCGATCGGCAACGAGCAGGTGTACGCCAGCGGTTTCGGCGGCGGCCCCGCCGCGTTGCCGGCGAGCGCGGAGGACATGCGCGCGAAGTGGATCCCGGCTGCCGCGAAGCGGTTCGCGTATGTCGTGCGGCTGGTCGCCGACGGCACGGTTGTCGGTACGTCGAGCCTCGCCGACGTCGACGTGGTGAACGAGCGGATCCACATCGGCTTCACCGGCTACACGTCGGCAGTGTGGGGGACCGCGGTCAACCCGGCGACGAAGCTCCTGCTGCTGGAGCACGCGTTCGAGACGTGCGGATTCGGCCGCGTGAAGATCCAGACCGGTACGAAGAACACCCGTTCGCAGGCGGCGATCGCGAAGCTCGGGGCGACCCGGGAAGGCGTGCTGCGGCGGCATATGGTGCAGGCGGACGGGTCGTTCCGCGACACGGTGGTGTTCTCGATCCTGGCCGACGAGTGGCCGGACGTTCGGAAGCGGCTTGAGGACCGGATCAGCCGGTGA
- a CDS encoding MsnO8 family LLM class oxidoreductase: MLSVPLSVLDRSRTRVGESEAETLRATVELAQQVEELGYRRFWVSEHHSVPGVVGSAPTVLAAAVAARTDRIRVGTGGVMLPNHRPLVVAEQFGVLESLYPGRIDMGLGRSVGFTNGVRRALGVEKDAAEDFTTQVQELLGYLRGTSPDRVHARPGEGLRIPPYILAVGEGAAIAAALGLPVVLAARPDSASILEDYRSTFRPSAWAPEPYVILAVTAAVADSTEAARQLLLPEAWASAYSRTRGVFPPLQADVPAELTAREQEYFDNALRGQIYGTPADVDETLTDLVRRTAADELLITTNAFDRAALLANYAALAKLTG, translated from the coding sequence ATGCTCTCCGTCCCGCTGTCAGTCCTGGACCGCTCTCGGACGCGCGTAGGCGAGTCGGAGGCGGAGACACTGCGCGCGACGGTAGAGCTCGCGCAGCAGGTGGAAGAGCTTGGCTACCGGCGTTTCTGGGTCTCGGAGCACCACAGCGTGCCAGGGGTGGTCGGTTCGGCGCCTACGGTGCTGGCCGCGGCCGTTGCCGCTCGCACCGATCGGATCCGGGTCGGCACCGGCGGCGTCATGCTGCCGAACCACAGGCCGCTCGTCGTGGCGGAGCAGTTCGGCGTACTGGAATCGCTGTATCCGGGCCGTATCGACATGGGCCTCGGCCGCTCCGTCGGCTTCACCAACGGCGTCCGTCGGGCGTTGGGTGTCGAGAAGGACGCAGCAGAGGACTTTACGACCCAGGTGCAGGAGCTGCTCGGCTACCTCCGCGGTACGTCGCCTGACCGGGTGCACGCGCGACCGGGCGAGGGGCTGCGCATCCCGCCGTACATCCTCGCCGTCGGTGAAGGGGCTGCGATCGCTGCCGCACTGGGGCTGCCTGTGGTGCTGGCTGCGCGCCCCGACTCGGCTTCGATACTGGAGGACTACCGGAGCACGTTCCGGCCGTCCGCGTGGGCTCCGGAGCCTTACGTGATCCTCGCGGTCACCGCCGCGGTCGCGGACTCCACCGAGGCCGCCCGGCAGTTGCTGTTGCCTGAGGCCTGGGCCAGTGCGTACTCGCGGACCCGCGGCGTGTTCCCGCCGCTGCAGGCCGACGTACCGGCCGAGCTGACGGCGCGCGAGCAGGAGTACTTCGACAACGCGCTCCGCGGCCAGATCTACGGCACCCCCGCCGACGTCGACGAGACGCTCACCGACCTGGTACGCCGTACCGCTGCCGACGAGCTGCTGATCACGACCAACGCCTTCGACCGGGCCGCGCTGCTCGCGAACTACGCGGCACTGGCGAAGCTCACCGGCTGA
- a CDS encoding MarR family winged helix-turn-helix transcriptional regulator codes for MSERLGYLLKHVLAQLTEAQTKALAPHGLNGRDLAVLSAVASGEPLSQLEVAARLRVDRTSIGDLLDGLEERGFVERRRSPEDRRRNVVVLTSLGESTFAAAERTRLEVERSFLAPLGDSERFRDDLRLLLGE; via the coding sequence ATGTCTGAACGGCTCGGGTATCTGCTCAAGCACGTCCTCGCGCAACTCACCGAGGCGCAGACCAAGGCGCTCGCGCCGCACGGGCTGAACGGCCGCGACCTGGCGGTGCTGTCCGCGGTCGCGTCCGGTGAGCCGCTCTCTCAGCTCGAGGTCGCGGCGCGGCTGCGGGTCGACCGGACGTCGATCGGCGACCTGTTGGACGGGCTCGAGGAGCGCGGCTTCGTCGAACGCCGGCGCAGCCCGGAGGACCGGCGGCGGAACGTCGTCGTACTGACTTCTCTGGGTGAGTCCACGTTCGCCGCCGCCGAGCGGACCCGGTTGGAGGTCGAGCGATCGTTCCTTGCTCCGCTGGGTGACAGCGAGCGTTTCCGGGACGACCTGCGGCTGCTGCTCGGGGAATGA
- a CDS encoding LLM class flavin-dependent oxidoreductase, translating to MSPTFGLKTTPMHVPYADIRRVWLEADEEPLIRDAWLWDHFLPLAGPKSGDVLEGWTLLTALAAQTTRLRLGLLVTSNRIRPPAVLGKIASTLDVISGGRLIMGLGAGGTHQPAGLSGIPGPNPAIEEYAAYGLTLVPPGEGVDRLRETIEILRRMWTEEEFDFHGRYYSLERNRNSPKPIQPDGPPLLIGGWGNRMLGLVAQYADQWNIGGPPHTDFETLADRIRRLDAECERIGRDPATISRSLQQIVSYDDPAATRAIVEKAAGLGFDHLVLSLPRPYPEHAVRWLVREIIDPFH from the coding sequence ATGTCACCCACCTTCGGTCTGAAGACCACCCCGATGCACGTCCCGTACGCCGACATCCGGCGCGTCTGGCTCGAGGCCGACGAGGAGCCGCTGATCCGCGACGCCTGGCTGTGGGACCACTTCCTCCCGCTCGCCGGCCCGAAGAGCGGCGACGTACTCGAAGGCTGGACACTCCTGACCGCCCTGGCCGCGCAGACCACCCGGCTCCGCCTCGGCCTGCTCGTGACGAGCAACCGGATCCGCCCGCCGGCCGTCCTCGGGAAGATCGCCAGCACGCTCGACGTGATCTCCGGCGGCCGCCTGATCATGGGCCTGGGTGCCGGCGGTACCCATCAGCCCGCCGGTCTGAGCGGTATCCCGGGACCGAACCCGGCGATCGAGGAGTACGCCGCGTACGGGCTGACGCTCGTGCCGCCGGGGGAGGGGGTCGACCGGCTCCGCGAGACGATCGAGATCCTGCGCCGGATGTGGACCGAGGAGGAGTTCGACTTCCACGGCCGCTACTACTCCCTCGAACGCAACCGGAACTCGCCGAAACCGATCCAGCCGGACGGCCCGCCGCTCCTGATCGGTGGCTGGGGCAACCGGATGCTCGGGCTCGTCGCGCAGTACGCCGATCAGTGGAACATCGGCGGCCCGCCGCACACCGACTTCGAGACCCTCGCCGACCGGATCCGCCGGCTCGACGCGGAGTGCGAGCGGATCGGGCGCGACCCGGCGACGATCAGCCGCTCACTGCAGCAGATCGTGTCGTACGACGATCCGGCCGCGACGCGGGCGATCGTGGAGAAGGCGGCCGGGCTCGGGTTCGACCACCTCGTGCTCTCGCTGCCGAGGCCGTACCCGGAGCACGCCGTGCGCTGGCTGGTCCGGGAAATCATCGACCCTTTCCACTGA
- a CDS encoding C39 family peptidase gives MIPTTKFKAALGGLALVAAAVLPVNVATAGQPPPHSAVSAEQVAATKPVPRLGYSTQTVKTLTIDFQYQQTGYWCAPAATRIALSARISPPSQQQLANELPTTTNGTDWIGQVTRVLNNHLGTGWYETKEMPNDPPTQAQRDLLWRDVVLDINNNYPIVANIVAPANNHPPGYPNYTIYHYFTVIGYDDSDQTVLIADPAGFAPTATYWLTFNQLATLIPPKGYSA, from the coding sequence ATGATTCCCACGACGAAGTTCAAGGCCGCCCTCGGTGGTCTCGCCCTGGTCGCCGCCGCGGTTCTCCCGGTGAATGTGGCCACCGCCGGGCAGCCTCCACCGCACAGCGCCGTGTCGGCCGAGCAGGTCGCCGCGACCAAGCCGGTGCCGAGGCTCGGCTACTCGACGCAGACCGTCAAGACACTCACCATCGACTTCCAGTACCAGCAGACCGGCTACTGGTGCGCACCGGCCGCCACCCGGATCGCACTCTCCGCCCGCATCTCACCGCCCAGCCAGCAGCAGCTAGCCAACGAGCTGCCGACCACGACCAACGGCACGGACTGGATCGGTCAGGTCACGCGGGTGCTCAACAACCACCTCGGCACCGGCTGGTACGAGACCAAGGAGATGCCGAACGATCCGCCCACCCAGGCGCAGCGCGACCTGCTCTGGCGGGACGTCGTACTCGACATCAACAACAACTATCCGATCGTCGCCAACATCGTTGCCCCGGCCAACAACCACCCGCCGGGCTACCCGAACTACACGATCTACCACTACTTCACTGTGATCGGGTACGACGACAGCGACCAGACCGTCCTGATCGCCGACCCAGCCGGCTTCGCGCCGACCGCGACGTACTGGCTGACCTTCAACCAGCTCGCCACCCTCATCCCGCCCAAGGGCTACTCCGCCTGA